One region of Polyodon spathula isolate WHYD16114869_AA chromosome 25, ASM1765450v1, whole genome shotgun sequence genomic DNA includes:
- the LOC121300272 gene encoding eukaryotic translation initiation factor 4E transporter-like, producing the protein MNVSPGIAPLDFKLHPVCIHLFLCVFYLFFVSIHGVSRSQWLLIDASGYKQLCICITDFLLLSDGVWDPEKWHASLYPASERSSPVDGFKNYTDDRAPLKRRIADPRERVKEDDLDVVLSPQRRSFGGGCQVNVVPSVTAARREVSPLENKENENLRLGGGRRIGSGRIIASRVFERDPRGEKELREREPHPREREPHPRERERERDYKDKRFRRDFGDKRVFGERRRNDSYTEEEPEWFSGGPTSQSETIELTGFDDKVLEEDKRRYKRSRKRSESVREAVECNGGLAEEPAVELSPDSAADQEVPQGVVLPEPSAPGEFDFNEFFNLDKTVPGLASMIEDVLGEGTASASRFSQWFSSNVSPSASRSSSLRSTPHEELERLAGLEHKFVSSAHGLANYFAPIQSLEDKKDKVDILEMLQKAKVDLKPLLSSLTVNKEKLKESSHSGAVLSLEEVETGLKGLKVEAERKRGTPFMAEQLEEALTAGVGSRPPAVKRDGDMSAFNKLVSSMKAGGTLPALPEGNRNLDSQLLHPSEVPVQSAPQKNILQEILGSQVPQRSASPNLLSSLLGSTDPLAVLQGHRGPSPQLFPQRAPSPDYFPGRSQQTAGFVPDSHQQIIGERFPGLRRTTSPGPHQVNPMALGLDQATLEALAFQQDLALHARQLYQPGFGNIQMEKGRDMYRNRQPWVTRSPGPGGHRASAGSPGNAVTSMLSPSFTPTSVIRKMYETKEKSKDEPGTVKLADGKEEGTARSQEDNGVSPTSCLDNAEQNASPPTGAKPSGFQRSACSTPLTNQSRFTEDQDYRPRSAGRRTPTMVSPVPSAPYPRPACPLPLVSHVPLVRPAPPQLHPGVVQRLLAQGFSPQQLPPALLQAGMFPQGVDLSQLQGLPPPLLGQPFYPLATAGHPLLGSRPGAPLHLAVMQQLQQRPVVVPPGPVSPVTSLAQSLQHSAAARHAHPHAPQHVQYQGHAPQHVQYQGQRNGSPVGLAKWFGTDVLQQPLPSMPAKVISVDELEYRQ; encoded by the exons ATGAACGTTTCCCCCGGCATTGCTCCCT TGGATTTTAAATTGCATCCTGTCTGTATTCATctgttcttgtgtgtgttttatttattttttgtaagcatTCACGGTGTGTCTAGGTCACAGTGGCTATTAATAGATGCCTCTGGTTATAAACAGCTGTGTATATGCATAACTGATTTTCTTTTGCTCAGTGATGGTGTCTGGGACCCTGAGAAGTGGCACGCATCCCTTTACCCTGCTTCTGAAAGAAGCTCTCCAGTAGACGGGTTTAAAAATTACACAGATGACAGAGCACCCCTGAAACGCAGGATTGCAG ACCCCCGGGAGCGTGTGAAGGAGGACGACCTGGATGTGGTCCTGAGCCCTCAGAGACGCAGTTTTGGAGGAGGCTGCCAGGTGAACGTCGTGCCGAGCGTGACAGCGGCGCGCAGAGAGGTCAGCCCGCTGGagaacaaggagaatgagaaccTGCGGCTGGGCGGCGGCCGGAGAATCGGCAGCGGCAGGATCATCGCGTCTCGGGTGTTCGAGAGGGACCCGCGGGGCGAGAAGGAACTGCGTGAGAGAGAGCCACACCCGAGGGAGAGAGAGCCACACCCTagggagagggagcgagagagggaTTACAAGGACAAGCGATTCAGA AGGGATTTTGGTGACAAGCGTGTTTTTGGTGAGAGGAGACGAAATGACTCGTACACAGAGGAGGAGCCAGAATGGTTCTCTGGGGGTCCCACCAGTCAGTCTGAAACCATTGAGCTGACCGGCTTCGATGACAAAGTGCTAGAGGAGGACAAGAGGCGATACAAGCGCTCAAGAAAGCGCTCCGAGTCAGTGCGAGAAG CTGTTGAGTGCAACGGAGGCTTGGCAGAGGAGCCGGCGGTGGAGCTCTCCCCTGACTCTGCAGCCGATCAGGAGGTCCCCCAGGGGGTGGTGTTGCCGGAGCCTTCTGCGCCGGGGGAGTTCGACTTTAATGAGTTCTTCAACCTGGACAAGACTGTGCCCGGGCTCGCTTCA ATGATTGAAGATGTCCTGGGAGAGGGCACTGCCTCGGCCAGCCGGTTTAGCCAGTGGTTCTCCAGTAATGTCAGTCCGTCAGCCAGTCGGTCCAGCAGTCTCCGGTCCACCCCTCACGAGGAGCTGGAGCGTTTAGCAG GTCTAGAGCACAAGTTTGTGTCCTCTGCGCATGGCCTGGCAAACTACTTTGCTCCCATCCAGTCTTTGGAAGACAAGAAGGACAAGGTGGATATCCTGGAGATGCTGCAGAAGGCCAAGGTTGATCTGAAGCCGCTCTTGTCGAGCCTCACTGTCAACAAAGAGAAACTCAAGGAGAGCT CACATTCAGGAGCGGTGCTGTCGTTGGAGGAGGTGGAGACCGGCCTGAAGGGTTTGAAAGTGGAGGCGGAGAGGAAGCGGGGCACGCCGTTCATGGCTGAGCAGCTGGAGGAGGCGCTGACGGCCGGCGTGGGGTCCCGACCCCCCGCCGTGAAGAGAGATGGGGACATGTCCGCCTTCAACAAACTGGTTAGCAGCATGAAGGCAGGTGGCACACTGCCGGCTCTGCCTGAAGGAAAC CGAAACCTGGACAGCCAGTTGCTGCACCCTTCAGAGGTACCTGTGCAGTCTGCACCGCAGAAGAACATTCTGCAG GAGATTCTGGGGTCCCAGGTTCCTCAAAGGTCTGCTTCCCCTAACCTCCTGAGCAGTTTGCTAGGCAGTACAGACCCGCTTGCGGTTCTGCAAGGGCATCGCGGTCCCTCCCCCCAGCTGTTTCCACAGCGAGCTCCGTCCCCAGATTACTTCCCTGGCCGATCGCAACAAACAGCTG GTTTTGTCCCGGATTCTCATCAGCAGATCATAGGAGAGCGCTTCCCTGGGCTCCGCAGAACAACGAGCCCTGGTCCTCACCAG GTGAACCCCATGGCTCTAGGTCTGGACCAAGCCACACTGGAGGCACTGGCCTTCCAGCAAGATCTGGCCCTGCATGCACGCCAGCTGTACCAGCCAGGGTTTGGCAATATACAAATGGAGAAGGGCAGAGACATGTACAGGAATAG gCAGCCATGGGTTACCAGATCCCCTGGTCCAGGAGGACACCGAGCCAGTGCTGGTTCTCCAGGGAATGCAGTCACTAGCATG TTATCTCCTTCTTTTACACCTACCTCTGTGATCCGGAAAATGTATGAAACCAAGGAGAAGAGCAAAGATGAGCCAGGAACTGTGAAACTTGCCGATGGCAAAGAGGAAGGGACAGCTAGATCACAAGAAG ATAACGGTgtctctcccacctcctgctTGGACAATGCAGAGCAAAATGCTTCCCCTCCAACAGGAGCCAAACCCTCTGGCTTCCAGCGCTCCGCCTGCTCCACACCCCTCACCAACCAGAGCCGCTTCACTGAGGACCAGGACTACCGGCCCCGCTCTGCAGGCAGGAGGACCCCCACCATGGTGTCTCCTGTGCCCAGTGCGCCCTACCCGCGCCCCGCGTGTCCGCTACCCCTGGTCTCGCATGTGCCCCTGGTGCGCCCTGCACCCCCACAGCTGCACCCCGGGGTTGTCCAGAGGCTGCTTGCTCAGGGCTTCTCTCCCCAGCAGCTCCCTCCTGCGTTGCTGCAAGCAG GAATGTTTCCCCAAGGTGTGGACCTGTCCCAGTTACAGGGGCTCCCCCCTCCCCTGCTGGGACAGCCCTTCTACCCCTTGGCTACGGCCGGACACCCCCTGCTTGGCTCCCGCCCTGGGGCTCCCCTGCACCTGGCAGTGATGCAGCAGCTCCAGCAGAGACCGG TGGTGGTCCCCCCTGGCCCAGTCTCTCCAGTAACCAGTTTAGCACAGtctctccagcacagtgctgcagcCAGGCATGCTCACCCCCACGCCCCCCAGCATGTGCAGTACCAGGGCCACGCCCCCCAGCATGTGCAATACCAGGGCCAGCGCAACGGCTCCCCTGTTGGCCTCGCCAAGTGGTTCGGAACGGATGTGTTGCAGCAGCCCCTGCCTTCCATGCCAGCCAAGGTCATCAGCGTTGACGAACTTGAATATCGACAATAA
- the LOC121299649 gene encoding developmentally-regulated GTP-binding protein 1 has protein sequence MSLLAKIAEIESEMARTQKNKATAHHLGLLKARLAKLRRELITPKGGGGGGPGEGFDVAKTGDARIGFVGFPSVGKSTLLSNLAGVYSEVAAYEFTTLTTVPGVIRYKGAKIQLLDLPGIIEGAKDGKGRGRQVIAVARTCNLILIVLDVLKPLGHKTLIEHELEGFGIRLNKQPPNIGYKRKDKGGINLTSTCVQSELDLETVKSILAEYKIHNADITLRSDATADDLIDVVEGNRVYIPCIYVLNKIDQISIEELDIIYKVPHCVPISAHHRWNFDDLLEKLWDYLKLVRIYTKPKGQLPDYTSPVVLPVERTSVEDFCLKIHKTLIKEFKYALVWGSSVKYNPQKVGKDHVMDDEDVIQIVKK, from the exons ATGAGTTTGCTGGCTAAAATCGCTGAAATCGAGTCTGAG ATGGCTCGGACCCAGAAGAACAAGGCCACCGCTCACCACCTGGGGCTGCTGAAGGCTCGGCTGGCGAAGCTGCGCAGGGAGCTCATCACTCCCAAGGGGGGCGGCGGAGGGGGCCCAGGGGAAG GTTTCGATGTAGCGAAGACTGGCGATGCCAGGATTGGGTTTGTGGGCTTCCCCTCTGTGGGGAAGTCCACGCTGCTGAGTAACCTGGCCGGGGTGTATTCAGAAGTGGCAGCGTACGAGTTCACCACCCTGACGACCGTGCCGGGGGTGATCCGCTACAAAGGAGCCAAGATCCAG CTGCTGGATCTGCCCGGTATTATTGAGGGAGCCAAAGACGGCAAAGGAAGAGGCCGACAGGTCATTGCTG TGGCTCGAACCTGCAACCTGATCCTCATTGTACTGGATGTGCTGAAGCCACTGGGGCACAAGACTCTGATTGAACACGAGCTGGAGGGCTTTGGGATCCGCCTCAACAAACAGCCGCCCAACATCGGCTATAAGAGGAAGGACAAAGGAGGGATCAACCTGACTTCCACG TGCGTCCAGAGCGAGCTGGACTTGGAGACAGTGAAGAGCATCCTGGCGGAGTACAAGATCCACAACGCTGACATCACACTGCGCAGCGACGCCACAGCGGACGACCTCATTGACGTTGTGGAGGGAAACAG ggtCTACATCCCCTGTATTTACGTACTCAATAAAATCGATCAGATTTCAATAGAAGAGCTCGATATCATCTACAAAGTCCCTCACTGCGTCCCGATCTCTGCTCACCATCGCTGGAACTTCGACGATCTCTTAGAAAAACTCTGGGATTACCTTAAACTTGTCAGAAT CTACACTAAGCCCAAGGGCCAGCTGCCAGACTACACCTCCCCAGTAGTGCTGCCAGTGGAAAGGACGTCTGTGGAGGATTTCTGTCTAAAAATCCACAAGACCCTGATCAAGGAGTTCAAATA TGCTCTGGTTTGGGGTTCCTCTGTGAAGTACAACCCTCAGAAAGTTGGAAAGGATCATGTGATGGACGATGAGGATGTAATCCAGATTGTCAAGAAATAA
- the LOC121300020 gene encoding phosphatidylserine decarboxylase proenzyme, mitochondrial-like isoform X3 has translation MYVGNAAEMHWGRKLLWLHFPQLALRRRLGQLSCMSKPALKLRSWPLSFLYYFLPFGALKPLSKVGWRPSSRVALYKSIPTRLLSRAWGRLNQVELPTWLRKPVYSLYIWTFGVNMKEAAVEELHHYRNLSEFFRRKLKPQARPVCDSHCVVRRFIFYLLNTRVERPCCKCCKTVVGFYMKTP, from the exons GTTACACTTCCCCCAGCTGGCTCTGAGACGCAGGCTGGGTCAGCTGAGCTGTATGTCCAAGCCTGCCCTGAAGCTGCGCTCCTGGCCTCTCTCCTTCCTCTATTACTTCCTGCCCTTCGGTGCTCTTAAACCCCTCTCCAAAGTGGGATGGAGGCCGAGCAGCAGG GTTGCCCTGTACAAGTCGATCCCCACACGCTTGCTGTCCCGGGCGTGGGGCCGGCTCAATCAGGTGGAGCTGCCGACCTGGCTGCGGAAACCAGTGTACAGCCTGTACATCTGGACCTTCGGGGTGAACATGAAGGAGGCGGCTGTGGAGGAGCTACACCACTACAGGAACCTCAGCGAGTTCTTCAGAAGGAAGCTGAAGCCGCAGGCCCGCCCCGTCTGCGACTCGCACTGTGTGGTGAGACGCTTCATCTTTTACTTGCTAAACACACGAGTGGAGAGACCCTGCTGCAAGTGCTGCAAAACTGTTGTGGGATTTTATATGAAAACGCCTTGA
- the LOC121300020 gene encoding phosphatidylserine decarboxylase proenzyme, mitochondrial-like isoform X4 produces MCQSSLQSPPLNPGKWLHFPQLALRRRLGQLSCMSKPALKLRSWPLSFLYYFLPFGALKPLSKVGWRPSSRVALYKSIPTRLLSRAWGRLNQVELPTWLRKPVYSLYIWTFGVNMKEAAVEELHHYRNLSEFFRRKLKPQARPVCDSHCVVRRFIFYLLNTRVERPCCKCCKTVVGFYMKTP; encoded by the exons GTTACACTTCCCCCAGCTGGCTCTGAGACGCAGGCTGGGTCAGCTGAGCTGTATGTCCAAGCCTGCCCTGAAGCTGCGCTCCTGGCCTCTCTCCTTCCTCTATTACTTCCTGCCCTTCGGTGCTCTTAAACCCCTCTCCAAAGTGGGATGGAGGCCGAGCAGCAGG GTTGCCCTGTACAAGTCGATCCCCACACGCTTGCTGTCCCGGGCGTGGGGCCGGCTCAATCAGGTGGAGCTGCCGACCTGGCTGCGGAAACCAGTGTACAGCCTGTACATCTGGACCTTCGGGGTGAACATGAAGGAGGCGGCTGTGGAGGAGCTACACCACTACAGGAACCTCAGCGAGTTCTTCAGAAGGAAGCTGAAGCCGCAGGCCCGCCCCGTCTGCGACTCGCACTGTGTGGTGAGACGCTTCATCTTTTACTTGCTAAACACACGAGTGGAGAGACCCTGCTGCAAGTGCTGCAAAACTGTTGTGGGATTTTATATGAAAACGCCTTGA